CCCCTGTATCCCAAATGACCTGCAGGAGTGGTTtaattttaaaggagaaaatttaAGATACCATTTGTTTTTAGAAGCTGGAGAATAAATGGCATAGAAATGATTTATCAATTCTTTATTGGAGGGGGgctaaaaatacttgaaatttgAAGTTAAGTTGATAGATCATTTCATTGAAACAGCCATATGTAAaacttaatttttgaaaataatttctcatttagCATAAAGTAATTAACACAACTCAGATTTAGCATCAAAATAGGGATTGAAAAGAATAAAGTTCTTTCATAAGGATACTTGatgttcatttaatatttttgagctgggaaaatgaaaagatacttaGGGCGATTCTGAAAATGAACTCCTTTATTATTCTAATACCATACCACAGAGTCTATTGAGATTAAGTTATCCATGCTTTGTGGGAGCTCAGCTTGCAAAGAAATGAATTTGCTGGGTATTGTCACTTGAAAAACCAGCCTGGGTTACTGAAGCATGCAAGTTGACTATTATCAAATACGTAATTATTTTGGGAAATCATCAAGtagtaatttgtttttaaagtgacATATAACTTTTGTATTGTAATTATTAATACAAGCAAAGAAGCTAGCagtgcttttatttattcttttattgtcaTCAAGCAGTTTTCTAGGAATTTTCAGCAAAATATCAATTCAGCTATatataattctaatatgaaataCAGAAATTGCAAGTAAGCTTTTGGTGCCTGCTGTGAAAAATCAATAGCTTTAATACCTTTttacagtttcattttatttcactgtaACTCTGTTTTAGGTAGGTCTGTACATTTGCTTTGCTCTCAGTGATTCCAGATCAGTTTGTAGATTTTTGCCATAAGTAGAAGGATTTTAGATCTTACAGccccttaaaatattttattaccatTTACTTAAATGAATGATAATGTACATGCTTGTTTTTTGTGTAGATACAGAAGACATTCTGGTTGAAAGACAgcttaaggaaaaataaacaaatagcaaaaGCATTCAGTCTTTATTTACAGTATATAGAAGATTACTGCTTTCATTTTAGGTGGAAGAGTCTGATCAGAGGAACACCCCGGAGGAAGGGCATCTTTAGTGATAGAATTTACATACcgttagctcacagcaattgaTTAGCAGCAGGGCTCTGTAGTACAGAACTAGCTGGGTACATTATTTGGGATGCCTTTGATGCTGTGGTTTTCCGAAGCTTGCTGGCTGCATGCTTGTTGCCTTTGTTCGTGAACAGGTAATTACTTGATAAAATGAAGTGCATCGCTGTGAACAATTGACCCTTTGGAACAATCCAGACTGGTCAGCAATCTAAAGCCACACTTTAAAGCCATCATTATTGCTTCAAACTTAAGAGTTTCCAAGGTACAGACAAAGGTGTTGTCTTCCTTTAGTACAAGTCGAGTGCCATTTTCAGACTTTATGAAGTATTTAAATTGAATGATATTTGATGATATTGAAAACTCCTCTGGAAATCCATCCAGCCTGCTTTTGGACACCAGAACAATgcgagattttatttttgttatgaaatCAGGAGCATTACAGAAGATTCTCAGTCCTTGTGAGCGATCATGATTATCTGTTATTTCCAAGAAAGTAGTCTCTCTGGGTGTTAGCTGTTCCTTTTCCCACCTGGATTTCACTTCCTCTGCTAATCCTTTGAGCTGAAAGAATTCGGCTTCTTGTGCAAGAAGTTGATTTTCACGAAACCCTTCGGGCAATAGAAGTTCTCCATTTCGTAGGAAGTTTAGGACATGCCTGAAGAGGAGCCCATCCCTGTCTATGAAATAATGACCGTCAGCATCAAACGGGCAGAGAATCTTTCCATTTACTATACCTTCAAGGAAAGTGTCTGGGTACTTGGTCAgtgtttgtttttgagtaatATATAAATATCCACCAACGTTGAGGGTCATCAGTGTGGAGTTGGAGTTCTTTCCTTGGTCAGCATCTTCTAGGCTGTTGTGCTTCCCTTCgtactccttttctttttctcttctgttaatTTTACGCTCCATTTTTTGATGATGCTGTTTCAGCTTGTTCTTCTCGGCTTtgagatttttaagaaagaaacacTACCACACAAACACGCCTGTATTCAGCCCCAGCCTGGTGATGGAGTGGAAATGCTGGCAGCATCGCCTGCGCTGTCAGCTCGGTTTTGCAGTAGGTGGCGTATCAGCTATGTATGCAGGAGCTTTCTGGAGTAAGACGGGAAAAAAATTTGCATTTAACTGTATCAGGGAAGGGATTTGTTGTGAAGGGATTTTTATGTATGTTCTTTTGAAGTAATAAGAGTTACTCAGAATAAACTAAATTTCCTCTTGCTAAACAGTTAGCAGATGTTTAATTCTCCAGTCAAATGTGACTTTTTACCCATTTCTAAATATCT
The sequence above is a segment of the Nycticebus coucang isolate mNycCou1 chromosome 15, mNycCou1.pri, whole genome shotgun sequence genome. Coding sequences within it:
- the KCTD4 gene encoding BTB/POZ domain-containing protein KCTD4, giving the protein MERKINRREKEKEYEGKHNSLEDADQGKNSNSTLMTLNVGGYLYITQKQTLTKYPDTFLEGIVNGKILCPFDADGHYFIDRDGLLFRHVLNFLRNGELLLPEGFRENQLLAQEAEFFQLKGLAEEVKSRWEKEQLTPRETTFLEITDNHDRSQGLRIFCNAPDFITKIKSRIVLVSKSRLDGFPEEFSISSNIIQFKYFIKSENGTRLVLKEDNTFVCTLETLKFEAIMMALKCGFRLLTSLDCSKGSIVHSDALHFIK